The Pelodiscus sinensis isolate JC-2024 chromosome 25, ASM4963464v1, whole genome shotgun sequence region TGAGCCggaaggggcaggagctgcccCCGGACCCTGAGGCCGTTCTGGGACGAGGACTCAAGCGGCAGGTTTGTGCTGGAGTGTGGTGCAGCCGCTGGGCTGGGGCATGGGGCTGGCGGGAAGCGCGGCTCCCTCCAAGGGCTGCGCTGGGGCCATGCACTCGCCCAGTCCCGGGCTGGCCACAGTGACGTCCCGCCAAACGAACTGCTCCTGCTCTAGCTTCCTGGGCGGGCGGGCCAGGCCGGTGCCTTCCCGGGGGCCAGAGctgctcctctctgctcccagcaaCTCCAGGAGTAAgtgcagcagccccagtcccgCGCCACCGGAGCCCCCCCGGCACGCGCCAGACAGCGCCAAGGGCCACGTGCAGGGCGGGGCTGAAGCCTGGCAAGGCCCCCGCCCCTTCAGCCCAGGGCCTGCATGGGGCAGCCGAGCTGTGATGGGTCAGATGGGGTACCTGGGGATTGGGCCCGCTGCGGGGGGACGTTCCTGGGCCCCGCCAGACCCGGCTGACGTGGGCCAGCAAAGGGCTCAGAGGCCTCGCGCCCACCCCCTTCGCCCCAGGCGCCCTGGCCTCCCCGCCCACGCCCCTGCCTGGCCGAGCCCGCGGCACCCCCACACGgctgggcccggggggggccTTAGGGCAGGGGTGTTCCCAGGCCAAGCACCGGAGGCTGCGCCGCCCCGCCCAGCAGACACACGTTCTTACACAGCAACCAATttagaaactgaggcaaagggggAAGGTTTAGGAAACACCCCCCCATGTGGccccgggtccccccccccccactgtgtctGGGACGTCAGGGCAGTGCAGCCTGTTCCTCAGAGGGCCCTGGCCGCACTGCAGGGACGCTGCGAAGGCCACAGGCCGCCAGGTGGCAGGGCCCTTTGCCCCAGCACCGGCCCCATCGGGGTTCCCAGGTTGGTCGCTGAGGTGTCCCGCAgcccaggctcccccaccccctcccagcacgTGGCTCTGGATTGCTCCAGCGCCCCTCTGGCCGGtgtgtccctgctcccagctcagccCGGCCCTGCTCTCCCCTTAGCTCTGCCCGCTCCGTTCCAGGCAGGTCCAGCTCACATGGCGGAAGggacccctcccccttccagcctcCTGCCTCGCTCATTGgcctccccccattgccctgggTTCAGGGGCCTGAGCCAGCCCAGGCTGTTCCTGGCATCAGAAACGCTGGGGGAGGCATCTCCTGGCCgggccccacagcctccctggccctgcccggccctgcagcCAGCACCACAGGCGTTGGGGCCACGCGGCTGCGGTACCTGGGGTCACAGAGACCCCCAcacccacccaggggcagggcagagagcagcCAGGAAGGAGCAGGGCGGCCCAAAcctgagggggggcagaggggagccaggGCCCATCAAGGGGGCGACTCTACGCTGCGCTTGCCCCCCAAGCATGGACCTAGCAGCTGCCTGTCCGCTTGCCAGGCCAGAGCatgtggggccggggccaggccgTGCTGCTCTCTGCTGGCTCGGGGAGCCGGCCCCTGTGCCCTGGGGGGCACGGCAGGATCCTGGGACAAGGCATTGGAGCTGggccatgctgcccctgcccattGCCAGGGAGACGGGCACGGGGCAGGCCGCCCTCCCCTCGCCCCAGGGCACAGGCCAGACTGCAGGGGAGACccgggggggccacagcccccgGGCGCCAGTGTGTGACCACTGGGTCCCCCCGGCCAATGCCAGCAGCTCAGCACTGACCCCTTGTTTTGCAGGTTTGCGGCAGCGCCCCAGTGACGGTGCGGCCggtgcagctctccctgcccgCCCTGGCTCAGCTGcactcctgggccagccccagggccgCGCGGGGCCGCGCTATGCAGagcactgccctggccctggcgcgCGCGAGACGCTGCAGGTTCCTGTGAGGCAGCGCCCGCAGGCGGAACGGTGCCGTGCGGGGCACCATGGCCCCTCCAGcgcagcagccctgccagcagcaccgCGAGGCCGCTCGGGGGAAAGGAGCCGCTGCCGGTCCCGTTGcctgaagcactgggctgggctgagccgctgggggctggatggggcTCTGCACAATGGAGGACTCAGCAGCCGCCggggcccagcagcctgtggACGAGCCGGCGGAGGAGGCGCCCCCTGGCCAGACGCACGTCCACACGCTGTACATGGGGAACCTGAACCCCAGGTACTCGCGGGAGGTGCTCTGCAGCATGCTGAAGGACATCCTGGGCACCGCCAGCTTCCCCCTGCAGCGGCACCACATCGAAGTGGTGAAGAAAGCGAGACGGGCCTACGCCTTGGTGCAGGTGGCCACCGAGCTGAGCCTGGAGCACGTCCTGAAGCAGCTCCAGGTGGCCTCGGACACAGAGCAACAGCTACTCCGGGAGCTAGTGATGAAAGGGAAAAcgctggtggtgggagagggcaaGAGAGCCTCGCTCGGCACAAAGGAGGGCCAAGAGGTAGGCCCAGGCATGGGCTCGGGACAGGCAGCCGCCCAGCAGCCGGTGGGGCACAGGCCCAGTGGGGTGGGCTGGACAGGGTGCAGCTTGGTACCGAGCTCACCAGGGCAGGACCAGGGCAGCTCCCCATCGCCCAGAGGAGCTAAACCCGGCAGCACGTCCAGCCGGATGCGCCTGACTCCCTCCAGGGGATGAGCTGCCTGGTCCCAGTGGCCGGCAGTCGTGGGAGCTGCTCCCCTCGGGGCTTGCCCAGATGGCACGGCCTGCAGGGTGCCTGGGCCCCACAGCTTGCACTGCAGTGATGCCACCTTCTGGCCTTAGCCCTGGAGTGGGGCAGAGCTTCCCCCCCACAGTGGGTCCCAGGGTGGCCACGCCGGGGGTCCTAAGGCTTCACCGCTCTGCTCACAGGCTGGGGGCCGCCTAAGCCCACGGAACCCGCTTGTGCAGAGCCAGCAGAGCCGCTCCTGCTAGAGCCCCTGGCAGAGAGCAGGGGTGTCCGCTCCAGCCGGTGCTTGGTCCCCGAACGGTCCAGTCTGTTCGCTGGGCAGGCCCAGGTCCGGGGCAAGGGGAGGAGCCTTTGGCCACGTGGAGCAGGTTGGGCAGGTGGGAAGGAACGAGGCCAGTGGCTCTCACGGCCCAGGGACTGGCAGGGGCCCGCGCCTTAGaaagtggcaggcagggagctacgCACGGCCCAGCTGACACCCGGGGATCCCCCTTGACTTCAGGGCAGAACTGGGTAGATTTTAAGGGTGGCGGGTCCCACTGCTCACGCAGCCTCAGTCCAGCAGGGCCCAGGCCAGAGCATTCCTGGGCTCCAGAGATTTTTCTGAGATTCCAGCTCGGGGCGCTCGATCGCCTGCCGAAAAGAGCTGTTGAGCTCCCCCAGGGCCGGATCCTGGCAGagcccttccctctccaccctcagCACCAGTTCCAAGGGGTCTGCCCAGGCGAAACGTGGAGGGAAGCAAGGGGCGCCGTGGTGGCTGCACGAGAAGGCAGGGATGCCAGCGTCCCAGCCTTGGGCGGCTCTGACAGGAGCAGATGCAGCAGAAAGGGCagcgctgctgggggggctcccaggGCTGCCACGGTCACTTGCTGCAGCATTAAATAAAAGGGCCCGTGGGCGTTACAGCCTGCACAGGGGAAAGGCCCTTGAGCCGCTGTTAgaaccctccccccggcccccgtGACCTTTCATCTTTCTGGCTCTGCAGAGTGACACTGAGGGGACCGGTGCCAGCGCCCCAGGgccccctgggctggggcacccGCAGTCTGGCAGGAGCCGGCCGCGGGGGGCCGAGgacgcccagcccagcccctggcgGAAGACACCCCCTCAAGCCCGCAGGCTGGTGGAGAGGCCGGCCGCGTTTCTCAGCGGCACCCGCTCTGACAGCGCCATTGTCCGGCAGGAGATCGTGGGCCAGGAGCGCTTGTTCTACGGCGCCTTCATGGGGAGCGAGACCCGGAACGTGGAATTCAAGCGGGGCGGGGGCGAGTACCTGAGCGTGACCCTCAAGCACCACGTCCGCAAGTACGTCTGCGCCTTCCTCAACAGCGAAGGGGGCAGCCTCTTTGTGGGGGTGGAGGACAGCGGCATGGTGCAGGGGGTGAGGTGTGGGCACCGCGAGGAGGACCGCATCCGCTTGCTCATTGACTCCATTCTGAAAGGCTTCAAGCCCCAGGTGTTCCCGGACGCCTACACCCTCACCTTCATCCCGGTGCTCAAAGCCGAGGACACCGGCATCTTCCTGAAGGTGATCCGGCTCAGCGTCCACCCGcccaggcagcaaggggagctgctgcTCTACGAGACGGACCAGGGGGAGGTTTACCTGCGGCGGGACGGCAGCATCCAAGGGCCGCTCTCCGGGAGCGCCATCCAGGAGTGGTGCAGGCAGGTAAGGCACGCCAGCGCCACCAGGTGCAAGATGCGGCCGAGCTGCAAGCCAGGGCGCGATTGCACCAGCCCGGAGGGGAAATTCTCTGGGCAGAGGCTGATTTTCaccctctgcggctctgctctTGCAGACAGTTTGGTGCCCAGCCCTTTATCTCTAGCTGGCACCCGCGAGTCTCTCCTCACTTGCTCTCTGGCGGGaggcctggccctgtggctggaaAATCCTCCCCAAAGGCGCCTCCCACTCGGAGGTGGTCAATGATTCGTCTTCACGTGGCAACACTGCCCAGGGCAGCGCTCTAGTTCGGGGCCATTAACTGCGAGTGGCTCCATGACTAGGCGCTTGGGGGCTGTCGCATCGGTAATTCAACCCGTAAAACGTAAGCCCCGAGCTAGTCTAGGCTTTGCTTTTCCCCGGGCCAgatgccctcctcctccccccccccctccccaaaatccaGCCACCCGGGGCAGGGAAAAGGGGCAGATTGGCCAAGGCCCAGGGTTGGATTTTGGGGCAGGTTGGGGTTGGTTGCCTGTAACTTTATGGTGAAGGCTCAGGCGAGGTTCCAGAGAGGAAAGtgctgctctgcctcagccccagcccacaaAGGGCCCGAGTAGctaaggccaggccaggccaagaGCTAGCATACGCCTGGTCAGTGTACGTAACGTCCCGGGGAACTGCTGGGCTCGGCTCACCGCTCTGGCTAGGAGCAGCACCGCTGAAGGTTAGGGCTGGGGTTACGGCCTGGCCTACGGCTGGGTTTGGCAGCAGGGTTACTGCCTGGTCGGTCCAGCTGGAGGGTTAGCTCAGGGCTGAGGAAGCAGGACTGCTTGGGTAGCTGTTGGTTTAGGGGTAACGTCGGGATCAGGTGAAGTTTAGCAGTGGCAATGCCCGTCCCCCTCCACGTAGGATTAGCATGAGGGGTGTATTTTAAAGTCAGTTCATTTAGGCTTGAATTAACGAGAGTCACtggggctacggctacactggcaggattttccagaaacgcctttaacagaaaagtttccgttaaaagcattttcggaaaagtcccgatcgccattttcgctcggggctgttttgcggaaaagaaatctctgctgtctacactggcccttttgtgcaaaagtttttcggaaaaagacttttgcccgaacgggagcagcagagtatttccgcaaaatcactgacAATCCTACATGAGAGcgtcggtgcttttgcggaaattcaagcggccagtgcagacagctggccagtttttctgcaaaagatgattttgtggaaaaacttgccagtctagacacagcctggcaacACAGGCTGCTACTGCAGTGCAAATCCCGTCCAGAGCAGCAGCCTCCTTCAAGAGCCGGCTTTTGTGTGGGCTCCCTCCTCAGGCTAGACCAGCGCGGTAGCTAGCTGCTATCACACATGCCCACCAGGAAACACTGAGCTGCTGCCAGCGGTCAGTCCCGGTGACGGTGCTGTTGTACCCCCAGAAATGGACAGGAGA contains the following coding sequences:
- the SLFNL1 gene encoding schlafen-like protein 1 isoform X3; translation: MGLCTMEDSAAAGAQQPVDEPAEEAPPGQTHVHTLYMGNLNPRYSREVLCSMLKDILGTASFPLQRHHIEVVKKARRAYALVQVATELSLEHVLKQLQVASDTEQQLLRELVMKGKTLVVGEGKRASLGTKEGQESDTEGTGASAPGPPGLGHPQSGRSRPRGAEDAQPSPWRKTPPQARRLVERPAAFLSGTRSDSAIVRQEIVGQERLFYGAFMGSETRNVEFKRGGGEYLSVTLKHHVRKYVCAFLNSEGGSLFVGVEDSGMVQGVRCGHREEDRIRLLIDSILKGFKPQVFPDAYTLTFIPVLKAEDTGIFLKVIRLSVHPPRQQGELLLYETDQGEVYLRRDGSIQGPLSGSAIQEWCRQEIA
- the SLFNL1 gene encoding schlafen-like protein 1 isoform X1, coding for MGLCTMEDSAAAGAQQPVDEPAEEAPPGQTHVHTLYMGNLNPRYSREVLCSMLKDILGTASFPLQRHHIEVVKKARRAYALVQVATELSLEHVLKQLQVASDTEQQLLRELVMKGKTLVVGEGKRASLGTKEGQESDTEGTGASAPGPPGLGHPQSGRSRPRGAEDAQPSPWRKTPPQARRLVERPAAFLSGTRSDSAIVRQEIVGQERLFYGAFMGSETRNVEFKRGGGEYLSVTLKHHVRKYVCAFLNSEGGSLFVGVEDSGMVQGVRCGHREEDRIRLLIDSILKGFKPQVFPDAYTLTFIPVLKAEDTGIFLKVIRLSVHPPRQQGELLLYETDQGEVYLRRDGSIQGPLSGSAIQEWCRQKWTGEVRKLEERLEVLRKEKDSLQQQLNQQLRTPKSRICTVL
- the SLFNL1 gene encoding schlafen-like protein 1 isoform X2 translates to MGLCTMEDSAAAGAQQPVDEPAEEAPPGQTHVHTLYMGNLNPRYSREVLCSMLKDILGTASFPLQRHHIEVVKKARRAYALVQVATELSLEHVLKQLQVASDTEQQLLRELVMKGKTLVVGEGKRASLGTKEGQESDTEGTGASAPGPPGLGHPQSGRSRPRGAEDAQPSPWRKTPPQARRLVERPAAFLSGTRSDSAIVRQEIVGQERLFYGAFMGSETRNVEFKRGGGEYLSVTLKHHVRKLQAPGVPGRLHPHLHPGAQSRGHRHLPEGDPAQRPPAQAARGAAALRDGPGGGLPAAGRQHPRAALRERHPGVVQAEMDRRSAEAGGASGSAEEGEGQPAATAQPAAPDSQVSDLHRAVSGRGAGEASKAPRSGHGDVDGA